A segment of the Malassezia restricta chromosome V, complete sequence genome:
GACGAGCGCATGACGCCTGTGCGTCGCATTGATATAGCACAGGTGTGCGACGCCTGTATCTATACCTTGTGGTGCACGCCGCTTATGGACAATGGCGAGCAGCCACAGGAGATGCTCAGGGCTTTGGCGCGCCAAGGTATACTGGAACGACGCACAGGGTCTACGGATGTATCGGTACGGAACGCtgcgctcagcacgctgcatcgcatccTTGAGTCGCAAGTACATATGCTGAGACGCACGAGCTATGGGTGGGAGCACGTCTTTGCGATGTGTGAGGCAGCCGCGAAGGACGCCAGTGCTATCCGCGCCtctggcgctgcgcctATGCCTCTACTGCGCACTGCTTTTGCATGCATGCAGTCCGTGTGTGCTTCGTACTTACCCATGCTCAACGACGCAGAGTTGGTGCTGTGCATCAATGCGCTGCCGAGCTTTAGCATGCAGACGGAGGACGTGGCGATGGCCCTCCAAGCGAATGGCACGCTGTGGGACTTGACAGAGAGCATTGAGCGCCGTGATCGTGAGCAGGCAGTCGAGCTGTGGCTGGTGTTACtacagcgcctgcgcgacgtggcACAGGTGCCACAGGCGAATATGGCCGAATGTGCGCTAGCCAACTTATTTcaggtgctgctgcagtaCCACTTGTCTTTTCGTGCAGAGGACTGGATACGCGTGCTCTCCGATGTACTGCTTCCTCTCGTTGAGGGCGAACACGCACCGGCACGCGCTTTTCATGGCACTGCCCGCGTCGTGGCAATGGTGCCAGCGTTGCGAACGGATCCTGCGTGGCCTGCCATGTGGGCGCGCTGGCTCCACGCCATGGAAGAGACTGTGGCGCGTGAGCCTTCGGATGACGTGATGCGTGTCATGCTGGAGGCCCTGCACAGCGTACTGCATCTGCAAGACGATACACAGGCATGGTGGCACGAGGCATGGCCGACAGTGCTGCGCCTGTGTGATACCCAAGCTCGCATGTCCATGCCGGATCTGGGTCTCCTGGCTGATATGCTGTACATGCTGTTTGTAAAGCGGTCCCGTGTGGATGAGTCTGCCTCTATGCTTCATGCGCTTCATagctgcatgcgccgcggaCTCAGCGTGGCCGATGCGCTCTCTCTGTCCCATCTTCGAGAGCTCGTGAGACATGTGCAGGCTTCCTTTGACTTTCTGGCCACGCAGACCACGGTGCGGCCGAAAGTACTCGATGAACTCGTGCGGTGTACCGATATGGCCTACGCCGCATCTTTACATGCCAAAcatgtgcgcatgcaaGCACTATACACAGAGCTCACAGGCGAGTGGATGGCTCAATGGTTGCGTATTCTCGAGCAAGAGGCAGGCACCCCAGACGCATGCCTGGCCTCTATGCTTCGCGTGCTTGTGAGGCCGCTCAAGGCGTGCCCGGAGCCCGgtgtgccgagcgcatggtgTGTCGTGTGCAGAGCTTTGGTGCGGATCGCAGAATATGGAACCGAGGTCGAGACAGAAGAGTATTGGCATACCTTATTTgatgccatggccacggcCATGTGTGCAGATGCGCATAGTATGCCCAcggacgaagaggatgcaTGTGCGCTCCATCTCTTGGCGTGCTTGGAACATGTCTTACCCAAGGCAGGAGCTCAgcaagcggcgcagccgGCCTTGACGCAGTTCCTGCCTCGTGCACTAGAAGCGACGCACTTGTACGCGGCATGGGGCACGCTGACGCAGCCGTGCCAGCCAACGCCCCGCGAGCGTATGGTCTACGAGACGTGGCACGTACTTTTTCGCCAATGCTCCTCGACATCGACGCCTGGTGGCAAGGCTATCGCTGTGCGTCTCTTGCCCATGATCGTGGCGCGATGTCAGTGTATCTTGCAAGCATTCATGGACGATGCCCGGATCCGCGGCAGCATACCTCTCCCGCGTGTGCGTGTAGAAGAAGCCAATTTCCTTTTGCGAGCTCTTCTGACACTTCGTGCGCCTACACACGTGTACCAAGGTCATGCGTACGCTGCAGATGCTCATCTCTTCGTGTTAAGTCATGTCCTGGACGATATTGCGACCGCACGCGCTGATGCTTGTCTGCAGATCGCTCATgtcggcacgtcgctgccgccgaTACCACCTGCCATCCCAGCGAACAGCCCAGACACCTGCCCCCAGGCCTTGGCCGCCGCCGGAgtggcacgccgcacgGCTTTACTCACGTGATGGTGCACAGACCCCTTGTTCTTGATGAACAAAGAGGACAAAGAAACTTGCCTAGGACGAAATGTATATAGGGACACACAGGATCGGCATGTCGGGTTTGTATGGATCCAGTGAGTGAGTGGCGTCCGCCTGCATTCATACGATATGCTGTGGCACATTTGTTGGCTCGCCCTGGCTGCACCTGCCACTGTCATCACAGTTTATGTGGTGTGTGCCCTTACATACACCCAGATTCGATGGCACCAATGGCTCCGTGATGTGCCAGGTCCAGCACGCGAAACATGGCTTATGGGCAACTTGCGCACGTTCATGTACCGCGACATCGGTGCCGTATGCCGTGCGTGGACACAGACGTTTGGAGGCGCCGTGCGGTTCTGGGGCACCTTTGGCGAGCCTAGACTTATGTTGATGGATCCTGTTGCATTTGACTATGTGTTCCGCAAGCGCGCTTATGCTTTTCCCAAGATGCGCATATCGCAGCGCCTCATTGCCAGCTTTATGGGGAACGGACTAATTGTGTCAGAAGGCATGGATCATCGCCGCCAAAGACGCGCTATCCAACCAGGATTCCAGGCACGAAACAtcaagcgcctcgcacCTGTGTTTCAGGAGCATGTTTATGATGCTATGGACTACCTTGACACCTGTCTACAGCGCAGCGAAACCGCTCTCGTCGACATGTATGCTACAATGAGTGCAGCTACCTTGGacgcgctgggcgacgGTGCCTTGGGCGTCAAGTTTGGGACACTGGCTTCACTGCGGTCCGATCCAAACGGCGCGGTGTGTGAAGCCCATCCACTCACAGCGGCCCTGGAGCGTGCTCAGTTCATCGCATCACATCCAGGCTGGTTCACTGTGATGGTGGATATACTGTCCATGTACTTCCCAGCTCTGGAACATATTCCAGTGGGGCTATCATCGCGTGCTTTtcgacgcgccacgcgcgtgcTTTTCGACTTGGCTGGTAAAGTCGTAGATGACGCCAAGGCACGTATCAAGGCGGGTGAGCCGAGTCCGGATATTTTGTCCGCCCTGTTGCGCGCCAACGCGAAtgccgagcgcgatgcTGAGGAAAAGCGCAGTATCTTGGACCGCAATGTATTGACGGATGCCGAACTGCATGCACAAGTGTCCACGTTTATCTTTGCTGGTCACGAGACGACATCGACGCAGTTGGCATGGCTCTTCTTGTTTTTGGCGCAAGACCAAACGCGTCAGCAAACACTACGTCGTGCTATTGTGGAAAAACGGGCGTCGCTAGGACTAGCACCCCAAGCGGGCTCAACAGGTGACCGCGCTTTGTCCGAGGAAGAGCTGGACGACATTCCATACCTCGATTGGTGCATACGCGAGTGTCTGCGTTTACAGAGCGCTGTCCACACGACGTCGCGCGTGGCAACAGAAACGGAATGGATTCCTCTTTCCAACCGAAAGCACGTTCAAGTCCATCCCGGCATGGTATTACTGTTCCCTCTGTCCGCATTCATGACCTCGGAAGCATACTGGGGTCCTGAACCAGACGCTTTCCGGCCTGAGCGATGGTCCGAGCCCTTGCCTGGTCGATCAGTCATCCCTGCTCATCATGGCCTCTCATTCCTCATGGGCCCGCGGGCCTGTATTGGCAGTTCTTTTGCCATTCTTGAAATGAAGGTGTTTATCGCATCCATCCTGCCATCCTTTCACTTCGAATGGGATGGTCGGCCTATCGTGCCGAAAATGTGGCCCGTGGCCCGTCCGTTGGATGCCCAGAGAGGGGTCGATGCCTGTGTGCTACAAATTCGGCGGATTTCTCGTAGTGGAGAATAGGGCTGCATCTCATCTTTCCTCATGTTTGTCCAAACTTTGCGAACtgcgtcgtggcgtcgCCTCCTGCATACAAGCCGCATCGCCCTGGGTGATGTGCCGGCACGTCCGCCATCTGGACCTAACCCACTGGACGAGCCTACGCTTGCGAATGTAAAGCAAAAGTGGAAGCAGGCACGCCTGGCCAAAGACTCGGAGCTGGCCACCCTACTCGGCGGCATCCTCACAGACCTGCAGTACGCGCAGAAGACCAAGATGCAGCCAAATCAAAAGCCGCCTTCCATTATCAAGATGCTCCAAAAGGGTATCAAAAAGCGCACGGATGCAGCCAAGGTGTTTCGCCAAGCCAAGCCGGCGCCACGTGTCGACCTGGCCGAGAAGGAGGAACATGAAGTGCGTATTCTGCAAGACTTGCTGCCTAAATAGTTGTCGGTCGTTACTATTATAACACTAAATTCACATTTGTGCGTTCATTGTTGGCGGAATGGGGGGTGGGGGAGATACCACCGTGCATGGTTGGATGTGGGTGCTCGTCGATGTGGGCATTGGTTTGGCATCCTCGGGCGTACAGAAACTCCAAACACGGACGTCGCCATCATCACTGCCACTCAGGATTTTATCATCACCTAGGGCCACGGTCGTTACAGCTCGGCGGTGTCCCACGAGCGTGATCTGGCATTGCGCCGTGTCGCGATCCCAAACCTTGATGGTCCGATCATGACTCGCCGACACAATGCGCAGTGTGTCACAGTCGACGCACCATACGCCTTCAACGTGCCCGAAGAGAGTGTGGAAGCACCGGCCCGTGCGCACATCCCACAACTTGAGGGTATTGTCCAACGATCCGGACACCAGAACAGGGCGTTTAGATTTGCATCCCGTCTTCTGGGTGCCCGCTTCTGTCTCATCAAGCACATCGTCAAAGATACCATCTTCCAAGTCCCGCAGCGTAGCATACGGTGGAAGGGGCGGCACTAAATTCGCAGCACACAGACGCTCGTGAGCCTTGAGCAAGCGGCTAGGTATGCGATCTGACGCTTGGCTTGTCGAGTCGCCGAGCGAGGTCTGCGCCGAAGTTGGCATAGTACTCGCATCCCCGTCTTCACGATACGACGAGCCTACAACGCCGCCTTCTGTGGCGCCCGAGACTCGCATAGAGCCGCGCGCCAGTTTCTGAACGGTCGACTGGTTCATCATAACCAGCTTGAGTGATTGCACCTGTCCCACATGGCCCTGGAACACCATGAGACACTCACGGGTTTGTAAATCCCAAAGGCGGATCGTAAAGTCATCTGACGCTGAGTACAAAAACATGCTAGGATTCGAGGATCCAtggctcggcgccgtccACAACTGGAGCGCATTGACCCAATCGCGGTGTCCATTCAGCGGGAAGCATTCACCCGTTTGGCAGTTCCATATACGGATACTGCTATCGGCACTACCACTCGCCAAGACACGATCGTTGTACGTCAAACTCACGATACCCTCCGTGTGTCCTTCCAGCGTGCGCAGTAACTCGCCGGTGCGCCAATTCCAGATCTTGAGTGTACGATCCATCGAACCAGAAATGACTTTGCTGTCATCAAACTGCAAGCACCGCACACCTCGTGCATGACCTGAGAGTACACGCAAAGTTTCGCCCGTCTGCAAGTTCCACACACGAATCGTTCGGTCGTAGCTGCCCGTCACCATCACCGGGTATGGTAGATGACTGACTTTTTCCCGGAATGCAAGGCACATGATACCCTCGGTATGCCCACGCAAGACACGCACACAGTAGCGACCATACCGCCAATTGCGCTCAATCGCAAGTCGCTCACAATAAACGGCCTTCCATCGCCGTGAATGTGCCTGGTTCGTTTCTGTACGCGCCCGCTTTTGACGTGGCCCCTCGACTGCTGATGAGGCATGGGTATGTTCTGCTGCATCGCTGTATGATTTACGGCGTTCGAGTGCAGCGGCATTCGCTGCCGCAGTGATACTGCGGCGCAGGCTTCCATCCGATACAGTGCTTGCTGCTTGACGCAACTCGTCATCGCGCGAAGACTCGGTATTTTCGGCGTGCCCATGGCTGTCGATCAGGCGCGGCAAACCCCAACCACATTTTTCACATTtgcgctcgatgtgc
Coding sequences within it:
- a CDS encoding endosomal peripheral membrane protein — encoded protein: MPQRIALELQALVAETRRKYPDVRQSADHLLAQWQADADRTVSELQSCKDPSSHALLQMIVLACETRSPKVIQLALSLLQSSIPLRILPDTSLATVIDTLHTLLSAPGRTDVDVQLKILQIVSSLLVTYANVTSELLSRALMLCFTLYEHSRVVVVSSTAAAMLRQNVMVVFEKVQSEDQSFDAIQNEDAAVNAPLPVGTAELPSGPVTLFPCAADVYHLLNDLCALADGQPAQFLPLDTLSKPFVLELLESVLTTQSSLFQRHPELVYILRSAACPFLLKALSKPPASFSVYIRVMRLVALLLCEYHKEIVLEVEMLLRALLDTLDEKHALWQRVLAWETMRSLSADSAFLTFLWDQFDGQAEPICVLGRLVECVQQFSRRLRSTLVVDDALAAALEQRPDVPHTPTMHSTHTMYDVAMAGMRSAAEGLLSSKAEMLVETSEPHVPLLDQLDKTDAPVPGSSALPTTYLPCLVLQSLVRLSHNLAEAQQAAIFAAYTRPINEGLTVFLTVQGADLFFEQTLDALVHMACAAGVAQCATERDLILATLCDLAVPSAAYSGQALGTRNLGAQAALAYVCASLGQHLGSRWRALLQCVCQALVCLRKGDDETVHTPAETLRWPDDKPSWLAPSTIESLGRLLRGVFVSAANLDHEGMDTFAGIFTQLIADRSRGTHDATSHMMLIEWERFVRAAAPRIVERMPEGPWSSMHVLMRLLWDERMTPVRRIDIAQVCDACIYTLWCTPLMDNGEQPQEMLRALARQGILERRTGSTDVSVRNAALSTLHRILESQVHMLRRTSYGWEHVFAMCEAAAKDASAIRASGAAPMPLLRTAFACMQSVCASYLPMLNDAELVLCINALPSFSMQTEDVAMALQANGTLWDLTESIERRDREQAVELWLVLLQRLRDVAQVPQANMAECALANLFQVLLQYHLSFRAEDWIRVLSDVLLPLVEGEHAPARAFHGTARVVAMVPALRTDPAWPAMWARWLHAMEETVAREPSDDVMRVMLEALHSVLHLQDDTQAWWHEAWPTVLRLCDTQARMSMPDLGLLADMLYMLFVKRSRVDESASMLHALHSCMRRGLSVADALSLSHLRELVRHVQASFDFLATQTTVRPKVLDELVRCTDMAYAASLHAKHVRMQALYTELTGEWMAQWLRILEQEAGTPDACLASMLRVLVRPLKACPEPGVPSAWCVVCRALVRIAEYGTEVETEEYWHTLFDAMATAMCADAHSMPTDEEDACALHLLACLEHVLPKAGAQQAAQPALTQFLPRALEATHLYAAWGTLTQPCQPTPRERMVYETWHVLFRQCSSTSTPGGKAIAVRLLPMIVARCQCILQAFMDDARIRGSIPLPRVRVEEANFLLRALLTLRAPTHVYQGHAYAADAHLFVLSHVLDDIATARADACLQIAHVGTSLPPIPPAIPANSPDTCPQALAAAGVARRTALLT
- a CDS encoding F-box and WD-40 domain protein MET30, yielding MDPQPTQHSALSKVNAGNPSVQGNVAVPQDAAAASQLEQDSCSCSPKMMPTDMTNVPQRLYGYEMLDREASRENEKQADGSSSTDVVRLLSRSENLCVRHQRMADEGANARLQKSIDGLSYDEKKAVNTVWSLFSSSPHSRRALILRGILTMCCFSQLSLLSSELAMAIRIDPFTLFPADVSLRVLGYLDAISLGRAAQVSKLWRSLADNDLLWRNMCEQHIERKCEKCGWGLPRLIDSHGHAENTESSRDDELRQAASTVSDGSLRRSITAAANAAALERRKSYSDAAEHTHASSAVEGPRQKRARTETNQAHSRRWKAVYCERLAIERNWRYGRYCVRVLRGHTEGIMCLAFREKVSHLPYPVMVTGSYDRTIRVWNLQTGETLRVLSGHARGVRCLQFDDSKVISGSMDRTLKIWNWRTGELLRTLEGHTEGIVSLTYNDRVLASGSADSSIRIWNCQTGECFPLNGHRDWVNALQLWTAPSHGSSNPSMFLYSASDDFTIRLWDLQTRECLMVFQGHVGQVQSLKLVMMNQSTVQKLARGSMRVSGATEGGVVGSSYREDGDASTMPTSAQTSLGDSTSQASDRIPSRLLKAHERLCAANLVPPLPPYATLRDLEDGIFDDVLDETEAGTQKTGCKSKRPVLVSGSLDNTLKLWDVRTGRCFHTLFGHVEGVWCVDCDTLRIVSASHDRTIKVWDRDTAQCQITLVGHRRAVTTVALGDDKILSGSDDGDVRVWSFCTPEDAKPMPTSTSTHIQPCTVVSPPPPIPPTMNAQM
- a CDS encoding cytochrome p450 — its product is MLWHICWLALAAPATVITVYVVCALTYTQIRWHQWLRDVPGPARETWLMGNLRTFMYRDIGAVCRAWTQTFGGAVRFWGTFGEPRLMLMDPVAFDYVFRKRAYAFPKMRISQRLIASFMGNGLIVSEGMDHRRQRRAIQPGFQARNIKRLAPVFQEHVYDAMDYLDTCLQRSETALVDMYATMSAATLDALGDGALGVKFGTLASLRSDPNGAVCEAHPLTAALERAQFIASHPGWFTVMVDILSMYFPALEHIPVGLSSRAFRRATRVLFDLAGKVVDDAKARIKAGEPSPDILSALLRANANAERDAEEKRSILDRNVLTDAELHAQVSTFIFAGHETTSTQLAWLFLFLAQDQTRQQTLRRAIVEKRASLGLAPQAGSTGDRALSEEELDDIPYLDWCIRECLRLQSAVHTTSRVATETEWIPLSNRKHVQVHPGMVLLFPLSAFMTSEAYWGPEPDAFRPERWSEPLPGRSVIPAHHGLSFLMGPRACIGSSFAILEMKVFIASILPSFHFEWDGRPIVPKMWPVARPLDAQRGVDACVLQIRRISRSGE
- a CDS encoding Yqey-like protein; the protein is MFVQTLRTASWRRLLHTSRIALGDVPARPPSGPNPLDEPTLANVKQKWKQARLAKDSELATLLGGILTDLQYAQKTKMQPNQKPPSIIKMLQKGIKKRTDAAKVFRQAKPAPRVDLAEKEEHEVRILQDLLPK